A DNA window from Solanum lycopersicum chromosome 3, SLM_r2.1 contains the following coding sequences:
- the LOC101266102 gene encoding uncharacterized protein yields MPPSKKTKAKKNSTESPAPAVSTSNFPACIRAVPPSSVAITIHAKPGSKQATVTDLNDDAVGVQIDAPAKDGEANAALIDYISSVVGVKKRQVSIGSGSKSRDKVIIVEDATLQSVFDGLNKVLKDQ; encoded by the exons ATGCCTCCCTCAAAGAAAACCAAAGCTAAAAAAAACTCAACCGAATCACCGGCGCCGGCAGTTTCAACTTCCAACTTTCCAGCATGTATTCGTGCCGTTCCTCCTTCCTCCGTCGCCATCACCATCCATGCCAAGCCAGGCTCCAAACAAGCCACCGTAACTGACTTGAATGACGATGCTGTTGGGGTCCAAATTGACGCACCTGCTAAAGATGGTGAAGCTAATGCTGCACTTATCGATTACATAAGCTCC GTTGTGGGGGTCAAAAAAAGACAAGTTTCTATAGGTTCAGGGTCGAAATCCAGGGATAAGGTCATCATCGTGGAGGATGCTACTTTACAGAGTGTTTTTGATGGTCTAAACAAAGTTTTGAAAGATCAATGA